A part of Aquaspirillum sp. LM1 genomic DNA contains:
- a CDS encoding MBL fold metallo-hydrolase: protein MKVLVIPVTAYQQNCSLIWCERTHRAALVDPGGDVASLLAQVEKHGLTLERLLITHGHLDHAGGVAELTAQLGLPVEGPHLADQFWIDGMQNQARMFGFPPTQGFTPTRWLNDGDRVTVGEEELEVLHCPGHTPGHVVFFHRGEQLAFVGDVLFQGSIGRTDFPQGDHRTLIASIQDKLLPLGDEVSFVPGHGPASTFGHERRHNPYLQG, encoded by the coding sequence ATGAAAGTTCTTGTCATCCCGGTTACCGCTTACCAGCAAAACTGTTCCCTGATCTGGTGTGAACGCACTCACCGCGCCGCGCTGGTAGACCCCGGTGGCGATGTGGCCAGCTTGCTGGCCCAGGTGGAAAAACACGGGCTGACGCTGGAACGCCTGCTGATTACCCATGGCCATCTGGACCATGCTGGCGGGGTGGCCGAGCTGACCGCCCAGCTTGGGCTGCCGGTGGAAGGGCCGCATCTGGCCGATCAGTTCTGGATTGATGGCATGCAGAATCAGGCGCGCATGTTTGGTTTTCCGCCTACCCAGGGGTTTACTCCAACGCGCTGGCTGAACGATGGCGACCGGGTGACGGTGGGGGAGGAGGAACTTGAAGTGCTGCATTGTCCTGGGCATACGCCGGGGCATGTGGTGTTTTTCCATCGCGGCGAGCAGCTGGCATTTGTGGGCGACGTGCTGTTTCAGGGCTCGATTGGCCGGACCGATTTTCCGCAGGGCGATCACCGCACACTGATTGCGTCAATCCAGGACAAGCTGCTCCCGCTGGGTGACGAAGTGAGTTTTGTGCCGGGTCATGGCCCGGCATCCACCTTTGGCCATGAGCGGCGGCATAACCCGTATCTGCAGGGCTGA